The Palaemon carinicauda isolate YSFRI2023 chromosome 9, ASM3689809v2, whole genome shotgun sequence sequence ggagattatgtatggagaagtattgatctaaaaaaatagagacgactggcaaaatctcacttaggcccttttcgttaataggcataagaggagctcatatatatacatttatatatatatatatatatatatatatatatacatatatatatatatacatatatatatatatatatatatatatatatatatatatatatatatatataatgtgtgtgtgcatgtgcatgtgcgagtatatatacatatatatatatatatatatatatatatatatatatatatatatatatatatatatttatatatatttatatatttatatatatatatatatatatatatatatatgtatatatatatatatatatatatatatatatatatatatatatatatttatatatatatgtgtgtgtgtgattttgcgtgtatatatatatgtaattatatatatatatatatatatatatatatatatatatatataaatatatatatatatatatatatatatatatacgtacatatatatttacatatatatacatatatatatatatatatatatatatatgcatatatatatatgtgtgtttgtgtttgtgcgtgtttgtagataaatatatatatatatatatatatatatatatatatatatatatatatacataaatttatctctctctctctctctctctctctctctctctctctctctctctctctctctctctctctctctctctctctctctctgtatatatatatatatatatatatatatatatatatatatatatatatatatatatatatatatatatatatatatatatttgtatatatacatatatatgtatatatatttacatatatatgtatatacttatatatatatgcatatatatatatgtgtgtgtgtttgtgtttgtgcgtgtttttatatatatatatatatatatatatatatatatatatatatatatatatgtatatatttaaatatatatatatgtatatatatttatatatatgtgtatatatatttatatatatatatatatatatatatatatatatatatatatatatatatgtatatatatatatatatatatatgtatatatatatatatatatatatatataaaaatttatgtgtgtgtaaatatatatatatatatatatatatatatatatacatatatatatatatatatatatatatatatatttatatatacatacatatatatatatatatatatatatatgtatatatttatatatatatatatatatatatatatatatatatatgtatatatatatatatatatatacatatatatatatatatatatatatacatacatatatatatatatatatatatatatatacatatatatatatatatatatatatatatatgtatatatatatatgtatatatatatatatatatatatatacatatatataaatatatatgtatatatatatatgtatatatatatatataaatatatatatatatatatatatatatatacatatatatatatatatatatatatatatatatatatatatattttatatatatatatatatatatgtgtatatatatataaatatatatatatatatatatatatatatatatatatatataaatatatatatatatatattcatgaatatatatatatatatatatatatatatatgtatatttatatatataaatatatatatatatatatatatatatatatatatattatatatgtatatatgtatatttatatatatatacatatatatatacacatatatgtatatatatgtatatataaatatatatatatatatatatatgtttatatatatatatatatatatatatatatattcataaatatatatatatatacacataaatatatatatatatatatatatatatatatataaatatatttatatatatatatatatatatatatatatatatgtatatatatatgtgtgtgcatatatgtacatatattatattatattatattataaatatatatatatatatatatatatatatatatatatatatatgtatatatacatatatacatatacatacatacatatatacatatacatacattcatatatatatatatatatatatatatatatatatatatatatatatatatatatatatatatatatatgtatatttgatatttACAAGAAACCTAATAACGTTTGTTCCCACATTCATTATTGTATTATAGTGATAAAACCAGAGTAAAAATTTCAGttttttcaattatgttttttaagggctttaaggatttgcagccctgAATTTATAGACGTAgaatttattagaattattgaCATAGTAACTAAATTGAAATATCCTGAAGTTTTCACTCTGTAccttgaagaagtgtacgtaatacatggAAGCGCTCGGTACCTGGTCTTTTAGCTTCATGTTTTCTGTGGATTTTACACTCTAATATCTGGACCGTGcggttttgtgactgataagtaatatatatatatatatatatatatatatatatatatatatatatatatatatatatatatgtgtgtgtgtgtgtgtgtgtgtgtgtgtgtgtgtttataaaatatataatgtatatatgtgcaaGCTTGCGTGCATTTGTATGTAACCCAGTAAGAAGTAgaactgcatatgcatatataattccaAGTAAAGTATTAAAACATTTCTGGTAATATCTGTTGAATAATTGAGACCCTCTAGTAAGTCACCACTTACCCAAATATTATAAATAGAAAGAGACGATTGCACAAGAATCTTGGTCGGTGCTTTATCACACGACGATGAGTTGACGTATTCTTTCTTGAGCCAATATTCGTACAATCCACTCTCTATTATCATGACGAGTCTGAAAAGTATAGAATAAATCATTACTTGATGAAGCTTTTAAGAAAAGGACGACTACAAAGAGAAGTCTTATTGCTCTTTACAATTATCGCAACatatttgatttgaatatattCTTTAAGTGTGCTGGAATTTAGAGTAAAGCATTCAAAATTAAACCTGAAATCCAAGGTGATTAAGTAAATATCAGTTATTGTAAGATTGATCTTTTATTCTTGTTCATGGATTTTGGACAATATGACCAGACGCAAGAAAAAGGAACCATTAAGCGATGAAGTGTAACTGAAATCACGATAGTTTCGTTAATGGTAGAAAAGTTAGAATATGTTGGACAACCTGATTGAATCGAGTTAAAAACGAAGCTAAGCAAAAGGCTGTATAAAAAGACAGTGCACAAGGACTCAGCAAAGACACTTCTGTAATGCATGCAGTGCTCCAAGTGTAGTACAATGATTGCTCTCCTCCCCTATGGAGGAAagatattcattacttttcattcagAACCGGGATGAGAGGACTGTACTTGGGAGCAATCATCGCGCTGATTTGTGGGAAGAAATATTCCTTTGACATGTAGAAGACGCAGGTTCCTGTAAAGAGGGAAGTATTATCGTCTCAGTATCTATAAGTTTTATCTTTAACACTGCTATATTCATGATGAGAAGTGGGCACtgcaatattcatataaaatactaCCTTTATATTTTTTACCCAAAGATACTATGGTTATCTATTGTCATTTATCTTATCCTATTTAAAGGATTCATATGAAGGATGGCTGTCAATATTATCAATAGACCTCACAATATGTACAAAAGCTTACTTATTTGTTTATGTCGTATGGTCAGAAATGGTTCCGAGTTTCTATGAGATTCATAACAAGAATGAACTTCTTAAAGTGAAACCTTACAAATAATTATCTATTAGATTATCTCTTTGAGCAACGCAAAATCAAATGAAAACCAAAGAAGGTCGCTTGATATCAAATCATACGGGTAAGTTCCACATTACTTATCTTCAATATTCATAATAGAGAGAAATGTTGCCTGTAAATGAAAAACGGAAAACGAAGAAAAGTCTCACAATTGTTGTTCGGGACCGaattaaaaacttaaacaaatGACATCAATCTCTAGCTCATGGAAAACTTAGATATTTTACAATAACCAACAACACAAATTGGAACTGACCCGTCTTGGAAAAATACTGATCAATGAGCATCTTGGTGGGCAGATCGTCGTTCATGAGGACGTATCCTCCCTTGGAGATTTTCGTCTCGACCACCTCTTCGAAGTCTGTGAATTCCACGTAAGATATGTCATCTTCTTTGCCAGCGTCAGTAATTTCCTTGAAGAAGCCTGACTGGATGCTCTGCCGAAGGGGAGGAGCCGAGAAAGGTATAGTAGACCAAGATATGTTGAGGTTTTTAGATGAATGAATGTATGAACAAATTTATCTCTTTATTACATCTAATTAGTTATCTCTACTTGTGGATCAGAATGCAAACTAGCAGGCCAGTGTTTGACGAGCTCTAACGTGGAAATTAATGTTATGACTATTCAAAGAGTGAATAAATCttgcatgaaaaaaaattaagactcCATAACATAATTTCATAAAAGTTATGTATGCACAATACAGAGGCATGGATATAAATCCATCAAAgtccatatacatactgtatgtatgttacacaagattttccattattctaaccatcctttacattcagatattcctggatagtaccatcctgttcgtaatactagggtaATTCGAttagtcatgccttcttcatcataaggttcagtactaaacagtattctaggaattttattccagctatggccatATCAGGGAATGATCTTCACGATCAGGCAGTTgagtcgatggaacttcaaaaggttAAAAGTTGCAGCGAAAGTTTTTATACCGAACAAGCTAACGTAAGTCTttgtatatagtttttatatgaaaaatccgttttaatgttgttactgctcttgaaatgctttattttaattgttcattagttctcttttagattgtttatttccttatttcctttcctccatggggtattttcccctgttggaccccttgggtatatagcatcctgctttttcagctagggctatagcttggctaataataataataataataataataataataataataataataataataataataataataatattaaagtaggTCACATTATTACTTCTTCCATCCTTCGTCCCTCACCTTAAGGTCTATAGAGTACCTATAAACCTTGCCTCACCTGATGATAATAACCGCCGATTTCCGTCACTATCTTGACAGAAGGGTCTTGGGCCACCGCTTTGACGGAGTGATAGGGTTGAGGAACATATCGAACGGTCAAGAGAGAATTCAGATTGCTGGAGTAACTCTTCATGACGATGAACATGGCCAACATCCACGCCCCCACTAGAAATCTTAGCGACCAAATGTTCTCTTGGAATTTCTCAAGATCTGATGAATAGGGTTATTTTTTTTAGCATGAATGATCATAGCCTATATAGTAAAAGTTCTGAGGTTTGAGCTGCAAATGGTgtaaaaaattttataatatttgtcattgattatatgaaagatttatcggTATTTCCAATAAATCTATTTCAACTGCAAATACAATGGTCTTAAAATTTCCACTTTACCTTGACTTAGGAAAACCCTCACATAGTCAGTGAGAGTTTTCTGACGAGGCGTCTTCACTGAGTCTGACAGAGCCCAAGACATGAACAGTGAAATAGTCATCATCATGACCAGCCCTAGAGTGAGAGAGTACCAAACCATTGGAGTCAAGGGCATGAAAAATCCGAAAGGGTGTATTTCAGTCCTTCCTTTTCGGCCTAAGAATCTGGCATAGGTGAAGGTCAGTGGTAGTGTGTAGTCGACGACTTGAGCCCTTGTGTAGAGGACTGTGAATATTAAAAAGGAGAAATCCACTTCCTGGAATGAGAAATGTAGTGTATCAAAGCCACGACTAGTATAGAGTCATATTTAGTGGTCCTACAGCTATTAATTTCTCAGCATAAAGAGATGGTCTCACCAATGTGAGGACGTTAGAGGACTTTTGAATTTGATTGTACTGTTTCGCGTTAATTCCCATGAGAAGTCAATCAATGCCACAACCCTTGATATCTTCTGGGTATAATACCATTTAAACAACcacttattaggaatgaataaaaAGTAGCCTTCTTCTTTGTGATATTTATTCGAGAATTAGATTATGTTAGAAATAAACCATAATTACAACAAAGATAACCAATGCAATGAGAAAGGTTTTTATTCTAATACACATTTTCATCTTTCacccaaaatattttttcttgcccGCCCTTTATGAAATTCTCGTAAAGATCCATCAATCTGGCAGAGATTACCTTGTTCAAAATTCTGGTTTTTCCTTTAGTATTTGCATAGTGATTGTAGATCAAGACTAAATTCGGAAAAAGTATTAGATTGAAATCTTTAGATGAAGT is a genomic window containing:
- the LOC137646273 gene encoding glutamate receptor-like, with protein sequence MIGVLQRDDIFDVYVRHYTGAVGPNFILILEDGAHLEVTAEIYPPLILLNRKAKTKGRDPTKILRGPLIEVLTILTSSINFTCSWRRPTDVAFGYQFPNGSWGGMVGMVAREEVDFSFLIFTVLYTRAQVVDYTLPLTFTYARFLGRKGRTEIHPFGFFMPLTPMVWYSLTLGLVMMMTISLFMSWALSDSVKTPRQKTLTDYVRVFLSQDLEKFQENIWSLRFLVGAWMLAMFIVMKSYSSNLNSLLTVRYVPQPYHSVKAVAQDPSVKIVTEIGGYYHQSIQSGFFKEITDAGKEDDISYVEFTDFEEVVETKISKGGYVLMNDDLPTKMLIDQYFSKTGTCVFYMSKEYFFPQISAMIAPKYSPLIPVLNEKLVMIIESGLYEYWLKKEYVNSSSCDKAPTKILVQSSLSIYNIWGMFVLLFGGYAISLLVFTYELLTRKTIAFVQRKFKLCSSSFPQTTCPWCMPSLDSPTPGTPINVSQPRLYTTALYKMSLVK